One window from the genome of Acuticoccus sp. I52.16.1 encodes:
- a CDS encoding cell wall metabolism sensor histidine kinase WalK, with amino-acid sequence MSPTLSLRSRVALITCAAMMVLWLAIVAVYYLAQRPGREPALLPPERLAAIVALFESGAPPASLAAALDTDLLTVRLHPGPATVSAPGSGPGSGAPPAPVADEMALPDGRRVQVSPLASDSRMLPRLTRIREGYRFRIGLRSGETLEIAARNPGSINHMGLPVGTFVGLIGSLVAVISLVVMHREMAPLRRLAAAADAIDLTGTSPPLPQSRSSAPEIRSLVASFNRLQARLATLVASRMVMVAGISHDVRTFATRLRLRLEMLPESDMRDRAVRDVIDIVHMLDDAIVATRAGVGELSEELLTFADLVREETAGRAETGAAVTLQVAPAAHDASVLGDRLALKRMIANLVDNALKYGRAAHVALAARPGALVLTVDDEGPGIAEADRALLLEPFVRLETSRNRATGGAGLGLAIVKSLAEAHGGTIAIGDAPVGGARFTLTLPIFVL; translated from the coding sequence GTGAGCCCGACGCTGAGCCTGCGCAGCCGCGTCGCCCTCATCACCTGCGCCGCGATGATGGTGCTGTGGCTGGCGATCGTGGCGGTCTACTACCTCGCCCAGCGGCCGGGCCGCGAGCCGGCCCTGCTGCCGCCGGAACGCCTCGCCGCCATCGTCGCCCTCTTCGAGAGCGGCGCCCCGCCGGCGAGCCTCGCCGCCGCGCTCGACACCGACCTTCTCACCGTCCGCCTCCACCCCGGCCCCGCCACCGTATCCGCGCCCGGATCCGGCCCAGGATCCGGCGCGCCGCCCGCACCGGTGGCGGACGAGATGGCATTGCCGGACGGGCGCCGGGTGCAGGTCTCGCCCCTCGCGTCCGACAGCCGGATGCTCCCGCGGCTGACCCGCATTCGCGAGGGCTACCGCTTCCGGATCGGCCTGCGCTCGGGCGAGACGCTGGAGATCGCCGCCCGCAACCCCGGCTCCATCAACCACATGGGCCTGCCGGTGGGGACCTTCGTCGGACTGATCGGATCGCTGGTGGCGGTGATCTCGCTCGTCGTCATGCACCGCGAGATGGCGCCGCTGCGCCGCCTCGCTGCCGCCGCCGACGCGATCGACCTCACCGGCACGTCGCCGCCTTTGCCGCAGTCGCGCTCCTCCGCGCCGGAGATCCGCTCCCTCGTCGCCTCGTTCAACCGCCTGCAGGCACGCCTCGCGACCCTCGTCGCCTCACGCATGGTGATGGTCGCCGGGATTTCCCACGACGTGCGCACCTTCGCCACGCGCCTGCGCCTGCGTCTGGAAATGCTGCCCGAAAGCGATATGCGCGACCGCGCGGTGCGCGACGTGATCGACATCGTCCACATGCTGGACGACGCCATCGTCGCCACGCGCGCGGGCGTCGGTGAACTGTCCGAGGAGCTGCTGACCTTCGCCGACCTCGTGCGCGAGGAGACCGCAGGCCGCGCCGAGACCGGCGCGGCCGTGACCCTTCAGGTGGCGCCCGCCGCCCACGACGCCAGCGTCCTGGGCGATCGCCTCGCCTTGAAGCGCATGATCGCCAACCTCGTCGACAACGCGCTGAAATATGGCCGCGCCGCCCACGTCGCCCTGGCCGCCCGCCCAGGCGCGCTGGTCCTCACCGTCGATGACGAGGGGCCGGGCATCGCCGAAGCCGACCGCGCGCTGCTGTTGGAGCCGTTCGTCCGCCTCGAAACCTCCCGCAATCGCGCCACCGGAGGCGCCGGCCTCGGCCTCGCCATCGTCAAGAGCCTCGCCGAGGCGCACGGCGGAACCATCGCCATCGGCGACGCGCCAGTCGGCGGTGCCCGCTTTACCCTGACTTTGCCGATCTTCGTGCTCTGA
- a CDS encoding peptidylprolyl isomerase, giving the protein MISRLLAAVAMTLVTSAHASAADPENTLILELEDGPVTIELLPDLAPGHVERIKKLTREGFYDGVVFHRVIPGFMAQTGDPTGTGMGSSDYPDLKAEFNKTPHTRGAVSMARAQNPNSANSQFFIVFDNATFLDGQYTVFGRVIDGMDHVDALNAGTQANNGAVANPDKIVRAHIAADK; this is encoded by the coding sequence ATGATTTCCCGCCTGCTCGCCGCCGTCGCGATGACGCTCGTCACCTCGGCGCACGCGTCCGCCGCGGACCCCGAGAACACGCTGATCCTCGAGCTGGAGGACGGCCCCGTCACCATCGAGCTGCTGCCTGACCTCGCCCCCGGCCACGTCGAGCGCATCAAGAAGCTCACGCGCGAAGGCTTCTACGACGGCGTCGTCTTCCACCGCGTGATCCCCGGCTTCATGGCGCAGACCGGCGATCCCACCGGCACCGGCATGGGCTCGTCCGACTATCCGGACCTGAAGGCCGAGTTCAACAAGACCCCGCATACCCGCGGCGCCGTCTCCATGGCCCGTGCGCAGAACCCCAACAGTGCCAACTCGCAGTTCTTCATCGTCTTCGACAACGCGACCTTCCTCGACGGCCAGTACACCGTCTTCGGCCGCGTGATCGACGGGATGGATCACGTCGACGCGCTGAACGCGGGCACCCAGGCCAACAACGGCGCCGTGGCGAACCCCGACAAGATCGTCCGCGCGCACATCGCCGCCGACAAGTAA
- the gyrA gene encoding DNA gyrase subunit A, which produces MSDDTIDGGANGPTDPVAPASSGDGDGISGVSITAEMEKSFLGYAMSVIVSRALPDVRDGLKPVHRRILYGMHEGNYEWNRPYKKSSRIVGDVMGKFHPHGDSAIYDALVRMAQPFSMRVPLVDGQGNFGSVDGDSPAAMRYTEVRLQKVSTTALIQDIDKDTVDFQDNYDGSESEPIALPARFPNLLVNGAGGIAVGMATNIPPHNLGEVIDGTIALIDDPALSIADLMEFIPGPDFPTGGQILGRSGIRSSYEMGRGSVLMRGKVRIEPIGSGREALIVDEIPYQVNKATMVEKIADLVREKRVEGISDLRDESDRDGMRVVIELKRDANADVVLNQLYRFSPLQTSFGANMVALNGGRPEQLNLKDILSAFIGFREQVVARRTKFLLAKARDRAHVLVGLAVAVANIDEVIRLIRTAPDPATAREQLMTRHWPAQDMAPLIALIADPRHRLQEDGTIRLSEDQARAILDLRLQRLTALGRDEIGDELKKLADEIADYLDILSSRARVQGIIKAEMMAVRDEFATPRRTEIMEGGPDLEDEDFINREDMVVTVSHAGYIKRVPLDTYRAQRRGGKGRSGMSFKDNDFVARLFVANTHTPVLFFSSRGIVYKEKIWRLPQAAPQSRGKFLSNILPLQEGERITSILPLTEDEATWGDYDVMFATQQGNVRRNKLSDFTNVNRAGKIAMKLDDGDGIVGVQIATPDHDVMLTTALGQAIRFPVSSLRVFLGRNSSGVRGISLAKGDRVISMSILRHFATNPEERAAFLKMRRAVAGEAEIPGDDEEAATDGTLDLERYAEMSASEEQIITISENGYGKRSSSFEFRVTSRGGKGIAAMVVNERNGPLVAGFPIDESDQIMLVTDAGQLIRVPVDGVRVAGRNTQGVIIFNTAKDERVVSVDRVTDDGEETEEGAAAGELPEAPDEGPDDGGAPFDGGDDGDDGPADE; this is translated from the coding sequence GTGAGTGACGACACGATAGACGGTGGCGCGAACGGCCCCACGGACCCGGTTGCGCCGGCGTCGTCGGGCGATGGTGACGGCATCTCGGGCGTGTCGATCACGGCGGAGATGGAGAAGTCGTTCCTCGGCTACGCCATGTCCGTCATCGTCAGCCGCGCCCTGCCGGATGTTCGCGACGGCCTCAAGCCCGTGCACCGGCGCATCCTTTACGGGATGCACGAGGGCAATTACGAGTGGAACCGCCCCTACAAGAAGTCGTCCCGCATCGTCGGTGACGTCATGGGTAAATTCCACCCGCACGGCGACAGCGCGATCTACGACGCCCTGGTGCGCATGGCGCAGCCCTTCTCCATGCGCGTGCCGCTGGTGGACGGGCAGGGCAACTTCGGCTCGGTCGACGGCGACAGTCCCGCGGCCATGCGTTACACCGAGGTGCGCCTCCAGAAGGTCTCCACCACCGCCCTCATCCAGGATATCGACAAGGACACCGTCGACTTCCAGGACAACTACGACGGCTCCGAGAGCGAGCCGATCGCCCTGCCGGCGCGTTTCCCGAACCTGCTCGTCAACGGCGCCGGCGGCATCGCGGTCGGCATGGCGACCAACATCCCGCCGCACAACCTCGGCGAAGTGATCGACGGGACGATCGCGCTAATCGACGATCCGGCGCTCTCCATCGCCGACCTGATGGAATTTATCCCCGGTCCCGACTTTCCGACCGGCGGGCAAATCCTCGGCCGCTCCGGCATCCGCTCGTCCTACGAGATGGGCCGCGGCTCGGTGCTGATGCGCGGCAAGGTGCGGATCGAGCCGATCGGCTCCGGTCGCGAGGCGCTCATCGTCGACGAGATCCCCTACCAGGTGAACAAGGCCACCATGGTGGAGAAGATCGCCGATCTGGTGCGCGAGAAGCGCGTCGAGGGCATCTCGGATCTGCGCGACGAGAGCGACCGCGACGGCATGCGCGTCGTCATCGAGTTGAAGCGCGATGCCAACGCCGATGTCGTCCTCAACCAGCTCTACCGCTTCTCGCCTTTGCAGACATCGTTCGGCGCCAACATGGTCGCCCTCAACGGCGGCCGGCCCGAGCAGCTGAACCTCAAGGACATCCTGTCCGCGTTCATCGGCTTCCGCGAGCAGGTCGTCGCGCGGCGCACCAAGTTCCTGCTGGCCAAGGCCCGCGACCGGGCGCACGTCCTCGTCGGCCTCGCCGTCGCCGTCGCCAATATCGACGAGGTGATCCGCCTCATCCGCACCGCGCCGGACCCGGCGACGGCGCGCGAGCAGTTGATGACGCGCCACTGGCCGGCGCAGGACATGGCCCCGCTCATCGCCCTCATCGCCGACCCGCGCCACCGACTTCAGGAGGACGGCACCATCCGCCTCTCCGAGGATCAGGCCCGCGCGATCCTCGACCTGCGGCTGCAGCGCCTCACGGCGCTCGGCCGCGACGAGATCGGCGACGAGCTGAAGAAGCTCGCCGACGAGATCGCCGACTATCTCGACATCCTCTCCTCGCGCGCCCGCGTGCAGGGGATCATCAAGGCCGAGATGATGGCCGTGCGCGACGAGTTCGCCACGCCCCGCCGCACCGAGATCATGGAAGGCGGCCCGGATCTCGAGGACGAGGACTTCATCAACCGCGAGGACATGGTCGTCACCGTGTCCCACGCCGGCTACATCAAGCGCGTCCCGCTCGACACCTACCGGGCGCAGCGGCGCGGCGGCAAAGGCCGCTCGGGCATGTCCTTCAAGGACAACGACTTCGTGGCGCGCCTGTTCGTCGCCAACACGCACACGCCGGTCTTGTTCTTCTCCTCGCGCGGCATCGTCTACAAGGAGAAGATCTGGCGTCTGCCGCAGGCCGCCCCGCAGTCGCGCGGCAAGTTCCTGTCCAACATCCTGCCGCTGCAGGAGGGGGAGCGCATCACCTCCATCCTGCCGCTGACGGAGGACGAGGCGACCTGGGGCGATTACGACGTCATGTTCGCCACGCAGCAGGGCAACGTGCGGCGCAACAAGCTGAGCGATTTCACCAACGTGAACCGCGCCGGCAAGATCGCCATGAAGCTGGACGACGGGGACGGCATCGTCGGCGTGCAGATCGCGACGCCCGACCACGACGTGATGCTCACCACCGCGCTCGGCCAGGCGATCCGCTTCCCGGTTTCGTCGCTGCGCGTCTTCCTGGGCCGCAACTCGTCGGGCGTGCGCGGCATCTCGCTGGCCAAGGGCGACCGGGTGATCTCGATGTCGATCCTGCGCCACTTCGCGACAAATCCGGAGGAGCGCGCCGCGTTCCTGAAGATGCGCCGTGCCGTCGCCGGCGAGGCGGAGATTCCGGGCGACGACGAGGAGGCGGCCACCGACGGCACGCTCGATCTGGAGCGCTACGCCGAGATGAGTGCCTCCGAGGAGCAGATCATCACCATCTCGGAAAACGGGTATGGCAAGCGGTCGTCCTCGTTCGAGTTCCGCGTGACCTCCCGCGGCGGCAAGGGCATCGCCGCGATGGTGGTGAACGAGCGCAACGGTCCGCTGGTCGCCGGCTTCCCGATCGACGAGAGCGACCAGATCATGCTCGTCACCGACGCCGGCCAGCTCATCCGTGTGCCGGTCGACGGGGTGCGCGTCGCCGGCCGCAACACGCAGGGCGTGATCATCTTCAACACCGCCAAGGATGAACGCGTCGTCTCCGTCGACCGCGTCACCGACGACGGCGAGGAGACCGAGGAGGGGGCCGCCGCCGGCGAGTTGCCCGAAGCGCCGGACGAGGGTCCGGACGATGGCGGCGCCCCATTCGACGGCGGCGACGACGGCGACGACGGCCCGGCCGACGAATAG
- the uvrA gene encoding excinuclease ABC subunit UvrA, translating into MANRARVAAERKLVVKGAREHNLKGVDVSLPRDTLVVFTGLSGSGKSSLAFDTIYAEGQRRYVESLSAYARQFLEMMQKPDVDQIDGLSPAISIEQKTTSKNPRSTVGTVTEINDYMRLLWARIGIPYSPATGLPIEAQTISQMVDRILALPEKTRLYLLAPIVRGRKGEYRKELAELQKKGFQRVKVDGTFYEIEDAPTLDKKFKHDIDVVVDRVSTRPDLATRLADSLETALGLAEGIAVAEFADEMDGAAPRRMVFSEKFACPVSGFTIAEIEPRLFSFNAPTGACPTCDGLGTTLSFEADLVVPDPAMTLAGGAILPWARTGNTSPYYTQTLQALTAHYDADMTTPWQDLPEKVRDVILYGSKREKIKFTYDDGLRSYTTSKTFEGVITNIERRWNETDSAWVREELARYQSDAPCPACNGYRLKPEALAVKVAGEHIGEVSALAIRDAAPWFDALPEKLTAQQNEIARAILKEIQERLRFLVDVGLDYLQLSRGSRTLSGGESQRIRLASQIGSGLTGVLYVLDEPSIGLHQRDNARLIDTLKRLRDLGNTVIVVEHDEDAILAADYVLDIGPGAGVHGGEITAEGTPEEIIANPNSLTGKYLSGALEIPLPDKRRARKKGKAIKVVNASGNNLRGVTAEFPLGLFTAVTGVSGSGKSTLVIETLYRAVSRKLNKSREVPAPHETITGLEQLDKIIDIDQSPIGRTPRSNPATYTGAFTPIRDWFAGLPEAKARGYGPGRFSFNVKGGRCEACQGDGVIKIEMHFLPDVYVECDVCKGKRYNRETLEIEFKGKSISGVLDMTVEEGCDFFSAVPAVRDKLVTLNQVGLGYIRIGQQATTLSGGEAQRIKLAKELSKRATGRTLYILDEPTTGLHFHDVAKLLDVLRQLVDQGNTVVVIEHNLEVIKTADWIIDIGPEGGDGGGQIVAEGKPEQVMKVARSHTGQFLTELLERRPPRREAAE; encoded by the coding sequence ATGGCCAACCGCGCGCGCGTCGCTGCCGAACGCAAGCTCGTCGTCAAGGGCGCGCGGGAGCACAACCTCAAGGGCGTCGACGTCTCCCTGCCGCGCGACACGCTGGTGGTGTTCACCGGCCTCTCGGGCTCGGGCAAGTCCTCCCTGGCGTTCGACACGATCTACGCCGAGGGCCAGCGACGCTACGTGGAGAGCCTGTCGGCCTACGCGCGGCAGTTCCTGGAGATGATGCAGAAGCCGGACGTCGACCAGATCGACGGCCTCTCGCCCGCCATCTCCATCGAACAGAAGACGACGTCGAAGAACCCCCGCTCGACGGTCGGCACCGTCACCGAGATCAACGACTACATGCGCCTCCTGTGGGCGCGCATCGGCATCCCCTACTCGCCGGCGACGGGCCTGCCGATCGAAGCGCAGACGATCAGCCAGATGGTCGACCGCATCCTGGCGCTGCCGGAGAAGACACGGCTCTACCTGCTGGCGCCCATCGTGCGCGGCCGCAAGGGCGAGTACCGCAAGGAACTGGCGGAGTTGCAGAAGAAGGGCTTCCAGCGCGTCAAGGTCGACGGCACCTTCTACGAGATCGAGGACGCGCCGACGCTCGACAAGAAGTTCAAGCACGACATCGACGTCGTGGTCGACCGCGTCTCCACGCGGCCCGACCTCGCGACCCGCCTCGCCGACAGCCTGGAGACCGCGCTCGGCCTCGCCGAAGGCATCGCGGTCGCCGAATTCGCCGACGAGATGGACGGCGCCGCACCGCGCCGCATGGTGTTCTCGGAAAAGTTCGCCTGCCCGGTCTCGGGGTTCACCATCGCCGAGATCGAGCCGCGCCTCTTCTCGTTCAATGCGCCGACGGGCGCGTGCCCCACCTGCGACGGCCTCGGCACGACGCTCTCGTTCGAGGCGGACCTGGTGGTGCCGGACCCGGCGATGACGCTGGCGGGCGGGGCGATCCTGCCTTGGGCGCGCACCGGCAACACCAGCCCCTACTACACGCAGACCCTGCAGGCGCTCACCGCCCACTACGACGCCGACATGACCACCCCCTGGCAGGACCTGCCGGAGAAGGTGCGCGACGTGATCCTCTACGGATCGAAGCGCGAGAAGATCAAGTTCACCTACGACGACGGCCTGCGCAGCTACACGACTTCGAAAACGTTCGAAGGCGTCATCACCAACATCGAGCGGCGCTGGAACGAGACGGACTCGGCCTGGGTGCGCGAGGAGCTGGCGCGCTACCAGTCCGACGCCCCCTGCCCGGCCTGCAACGGCTACCGGCTGAAGCCCGAGGCGCTGGCGGTGAAGGTGGCGGGCGAGCACATCGGCGAGGTCTCGGCGCTGGCGATCCGCGACGCGGCCCCCTGGTTCGACGCCCTGCCCGAGAAGCTGACCGCGCAGCAGAACGAGATCGCGCGTGCCATCCTGAAGGAGATCCAGGAGCGGCTGCGCTTCCTGGTGGACGTCGGCCTCGACTACCTGCAGCTCTCGCGCGGCAGCCGCACCCTGTCGGGCGGCGAGAGCCAGCGCATCCGCCTCGCCAGCCAGATCGGCTCCGGGCTGACGGGCGTGCTCTATGTGCTGGACGAGCCGTCCATCGGCCTCCACCAGCGCGACAACGCCCGCCTGATCGACACGCTCAAGCGGCTCAGGGACCTCGGCAACACCGTCATCGTGGTCGAGCACGACGAGGACGCGATCCTGGCGGCGGACTACGTGCTCGACATCGGCCCCGGCGCGGGCGTGCACGGCGGCGAGATCACGGCGGAGGGCACGCCCGAGGAAATCATCGCCAACCCCAATTCGCTGACGGGCAAATACCTGTCGGGCGCGCTGGAGATCCCGCTGCCCGACAAACGCCGCGCGCGCAAGAAGGGCAAGGCGATCAAGGTCGTGAACGCGTCCGGCAACAACCTCCGAGGCGTCACTGCCGAGTTCCCGCTCGGCCTCTTCACGGCGGTCACGGGTGTCTCGGGCTCGGGCAAGTCGACGCTGGTGATCGAGACGCTGTACCGCGCCGTGAGCCGCAAGCTCAACAAGAGCCGCGAGGTGCCGGCGCCGCACGAAACGATCACCGGGCTGGAACAGCTCGACAAGATCATCGACATCGACCAGTCGCCGATCGGCCGCACGCCGCGATCCAACCCGGCGACCTATACGGGCGCCTTCACCCCGATCCGCGACTGGTTCGCGGGATTGCCGGAGGCGAAGGCGCGCGGCTACGGGCCGGGCCGCTTCTCGTTCAACGTCAAGGGCGGGCGTTGCGAGGCGTGCCAGGGCGACGGCGTCATCAAGATCGAGATGCACTTCCTGCCCGACGTCTACGTCGAGTGCGACGTGTGCAAGGGCAAGCGCTACAACCGCGAGACCCTGGAGATCGAGTTCAAGGGCAAGTCGATCTCCGGCGTCCTCGACATGACGGTGGAGGAAGGCTGCGACTTCTTCTCGGCGGTGCCGGCGGTGCGCGACAAGCTGGTGACGCTCAACCAGGTGGGCCTCGGCTACATCCGCATCGGTCAGCAGGCGACGACCTTGTCGGGCGGCGAGGCGCAGCGCATCAAGCTGGCCAAGGAGCTGTCGAAGCGGGCGACGGGCCGCACGCTCTACATCCTCGACGAGCCGACGACGGGGCTGCATTTCCACGACGTCGCCAAGCTGCTCGACGTGCTGCGCCAGCTGGTCGACCAGGGGAACACGGTGGTCGTCATCGAGCACAACCTCGAGGTCATCAAGACGGCGGACTGGATCATCGACATCGGCCCGGAGGGGGGCGACGGCGGCGGCCAGATCGTGGCGGAGGGCAAGCCGGAGCAGGTGATGAAGGTCGCGCGCAGCCACACGGGCCAGTTCCTCACCGAGCTTCTCGAGCGCCGCCCACCACGCCGAGAGGCCGCGGAGTAA
- a CDS encoding response regulator, which translates to MTTALTTVAVVEDDTDIRDLVASLLRGEGYAVECAGDGPALDAVLARVRPDLIILDVMLPGEDGLAICRRIRAHDQVPILMLTAKSDEIDRVLGLEMGADDYVVKPFGPRELVARVRARLRRAAEPAATRPNRRLAFDRFVIDLDARQLATEDGEDVALTTGEFDLLACFVGAPRRVLTRDYILDKIRGRDADPFDRTVDMLVSRLRRKLEQASPGTALVGTVRNGGYLFTATVRPLT; encoded by the coding sequence ATGACCACTGCTCTCACCACCGTCGCCGTCGTCGAGGACGACACCGACATTCGCGATCTCGTCGCCAGCCTGCTGCGCGGGGAGGGCTACGCCGTCGAGTGCGCCGGCGACGGGCCCGCGCTCGACGCCGTCCTCGCCCGCGTCCGACCCGACCTCATCATCCTCGACGTCATGCTGCCGGGCGAGGACGGCCTCGCCATCTGCCGCCGCATCCGCGCCCACGACCAGGTGCCGATCCTGATGCTGACCGCCAAGAGCGACGAGATCGACCGCGTCCTCGGCCTCGAGATGGGCGCCGACGATTACGTCGTGAAGCCCTTCGGCCCGCGCGAGCTGGTCGCCCGCGTGCGTGCGCGCCTGCGCCGGGCCGCCGAGCCGGCCGCCACCCGCCCCAACCGCCGCCTCGCGTTCGACCGCTTCGTGATCGACCTCGACGCCCGCCAGCTCGCCACCGAGGACGGCGAGGACGTCGCCCTCACCACGGGCGAGTTCGACCTCCTGGCCTGCTTCGTCGGCGCGCCGCGGCGGGTGCTCACGCGCGACTACATCCTCGACAAGATCCGCGGCCGCGATGCCGACCCGTTCGACCGGACCGTCGACATGCTGGTCTCGCGCCTGCGCCGCAAGCTGGAGCAGGCGAGCCCCGGCACCGCCCTCGTCGGCACCGTGCGTAACGGGGGCTACCTCTTCACCGCCACGGTGCGGCCGCTCACGTGA
- a CDS encoding single-stranded DNA-binding protein — protein sequence MAGSVNKVILIGNLGADPEIRRTQDGRPIANMRIATSETWRDRNSGERRERTEWHRVVCFQEGLCRVIEQYVKKGSKVYIEGQLQTREWEDQQGQKRYSTEVVLQGFNSVLQMLDGRTGGGGGGDYGGSGGDFGGGGGGGGGGYGGGGSGGDRYSDRGGSGGGGGGGGRPASPEPFDDDIPF from the coding sequence ATGGCTGGGAGCGTCAACAAGGTGATCCTGATCGGCAATCTGGGGGCCGATCCGGAGATCCGCCGGACCCAGGACGGCCGGCCGATCGCCAACATGCGGATCGCCACCAGCGAGACCTGGCGCGATCGCAATTCCGGCGAGCGCCGCGAGCGGACCGAGTGGCACCGCGTCGTGTGCTTCCAGGAAGGCCTCTGCCGCGTCATCGAGCAGTATGTGAAGAAGGGCTCGAAGGTCTACATCGAGGGTCAGCTCCAGACCCGTGAGTGGGAAGACCAGCAGGGCCAGAAGCGCTACTCCACCGAGGTCGTGCTGCAGGGCTTCAACTCCGTGCTGCAAATGCTCGACGGTCGCACCGGCGGCGGCGGCGGCGGCGACTATGGCGGCAGCGGCGGCGACTTCGGCGGCGGCGGCGGTGGTGGTGGCGGTGGCTACGGCGGCGGTGGCAGCGGCGGCGACCGCTACTCCGATCGCGGCGGCAGCGGCGGTGGTGGCGGCGGCGGCGGGCGCCCGGCCTCGCCCGAACCGTTCGACGACGACATCCCCTTTTGA
- the coaD gene encoding pantetheine-phosphate adenylyltransferase → MRIAFYPGSFDPVTNGHLDVLMRAFAVADKVVVGIGVHPGKAPLFSFEEREDMLRQAVADHGIDPARFSVVSFRNLVTRAAIEHGASLLVRGLRDGTDLDYEMQMAGMNGTMEPDLSTIFVAASPQTRHITATLVRQIAKLGGDVSAFVPAHVAAALSQRAATTQTAAD, encoded by the coding sequence ATGCGGATCGCCTTCTATCCGGGGTCGTTCGATCCCGTGACCAACGGTCATTTGGATGTACTCATGCGCGCCTTCGCCGTGGCCGACAAAGTCGTCGTCGGCATCGGCGTCCATCCCGGCAAAGCGCCGCTCTTCTCGTTCGAGGAGCGCGAAGACATGCTGCGCCAAGCCGTGGCTGACCACGGCATCGACCCGGCGCGCTTTTCGGTCGTCTCCTTCCGCAACCTCGTCACGCGTGCCGCGATCGAGCATGGCGCCAGCCTCCTGGTCCGCGGTTTGCGCGACGGCACCGATCTCGACTACGAGATGCAGATGGCCGGGATGAACGGCACCATGGAGCCGGATTTGTCGACGATCTTCGTGGCGGCCTCGCCGCAGACGCGCCATATCACGGCGACCCTGGTGCGCCAGATCGCCAAGCTGGGCGGCGACGTCTCCGCCTTCGTGCCGGCGCACGTGGCCGCCGCGCTCTCACAGCGCGCCGCAACGACACAGACTGCGGCCGACTGA